One Oharaeibacter diazotrophicus DNA segment encodes these proteins:
- a CDS encoding alpha-2-macroglobulin family protein → MSVSGSFSRVARAVFAASVFLGASFAPALAAERRAIVTPDSDYFGRDLETLKNVDVDACEKACVADEACKAFTYNTKARWCFKKAEVGDMRSFAGAISGRIVETAAVDPNLADTRRAELNYLTGSYIDEARAFLGQLDKIEVPDDIAAVIQQAMDASMAGDPLTANDRYKTALAMDRDRYDLWEAFTAATLAVQSDDWEVKDRVQTEATAGAVNAYLHAAEPEQRGFSLQLLAKSLAARENWRLAIKTGRRALDANADKDFAGILEGWIEEHGFRVADNTVDTSSADPRICVVFSDPIAKDDANIADYVKVEGGDTLAVEAEDSQICVSGVAYGQRYHLSVRQGLPAADIEETLRRTVDLDVYVRDRDPLVRFVGRAYVLPKIDGATIPVVSVNVDTIEATVVRISDRSLVPAVGNGDFLSQLSSWQVDEMIASKGEKVWQGTVKVARDTNRDVTTAIPVGEVVGALKPGVYAMTAQAENTKDEWGSQATQWFVVTEMGLTSLTGNDGLHVVVRSLTSAGPVAGAKLTLLALNNDVLATATTDDQGYARFDAGLARGTGGAAPAMVAAVGPAGDFTFLDLAKTAFDLSDRGVDGRASPLPVDVWMATDRGVYRPGETVNLTALARDGKVDASPDVPLTMVVTRPDGVEHLRRVVADEGAGGRDFAIDLPGTAMRGAWTVAAYVDPKGDAVSTKTFQVEDFQPERIDFAVKTDAKVLKPGETVSASLDANWLYGAPAGNLAVEGEVYVTKADGIPTAPGYSFGLVDDEFTPVAEPVAGGPTGEDGHADIDLVTPNVGDTTLPLKAAVHVRVLDTNGRPVERRMTLPVSDGRARIGVDPQFDGHVEEGGNARFNVAVVDGEGIRSAAKGLKWTLDRIETRYQWYNSDGSWNYEPITATTRVANGTLDVGADEPAKLEARVTWGSYRLSVEDPAGATVPVTYSFEAGWYVAAGADETPDFLKISLDKQKYAVGDTLTAHLEPRFPGIALIQVVDDRLITMKTVEVAEGGADVALPVTADWGPGAYVTATLLRPMDVAAKRMPARALGLAWAAVDPGSRLLGVTVGAPDEMRPRGPLPIEVAVAGAAAGEDAYVTVAAIDVGILNLTGYKAPAPEDWYFAQRQLGIQFRDVYGQLIDTTLGARGEVRSGGDGGGISKLLGPPPTERLVAFFQGATKVDADGKLRVSFDMPDFNGTVKVMAVAWTKSAVGHGTKDVVVRDPVVVTASLPAFLAPGDRSRLRLDLTHVQGPAGAFKLTVSAAGSLVDVDEKLGNRLVEIAEKGTAEVLVPLKAIAVGDETITVGLEGPDGTTATKTLTMPVRANEPPVVRVSDFRLAAKDGKLSVGADLVADYLPGTASATVTVGHVAGIDLPGLVASLDKYPYGCTEQITSRALPLVYLDDVVLAAGLTGETPVRERVQQAVADVLVNQASNGSFGLWSPGSEDLWLDAYVTDFLTRAKEKGYAVPEVGFDLAVTNLKNRIAYSTDFTTGGEDVAYALYVLARNGRASIGDLRYFAETKLDAFVTPLAKAQLGAALALYGDNAKADAVFRAALGLLTDRPDRDKLWRIDYGSDLRDGAAILALASENRVKSVDQDQLGREIQKLADGSRWLSTQEQAWMLLAANALINGGAKPTMEVDGVRREGVFTGRYAPEALAKGVSVANLGDHALDARVTVTGVPTTPEPAGGDGYAIERTYYDLEGNVVDPAAVKLGDRLVVTLRVTTTETAQARLMVDDPLPAGFAIDNPSLVSAGDVSMLSSLPLATTAAATEYRSDRFVAAYDRSGGESEFAFAYMVRAIAPGTFQRPAAVVLDMYRPEKRARTESGAIEIVGPLQ, encoded by the coding sequence ATGTCCGTTTCAGGGTCGTTTTCCCGCGTTGCGCGGGCCGTCTTCGCCGCGTCCGTGTTCCTCGGCGCGTCCTTCGCGCCGGCGCTCGCCGCCGAACGGCGCGCCATCGTAACGCCCGACTCGGATTATTTCGGCCGCGACCTCGAGACCCTGAAGAACGTCGACGTCGACGCCTGCGAGAAGGCCTGCGTCGCCGACGAGGCCTGCAAGGCCTTCACCTACAACACCAAGGCGCGCTGGTGCTTCAAGAAGGCCGAGGTCGGCGACATGCGCAGCTTCGCCGGTGCGATCTCCGGACGCATCGTCGAGACGGCCGCCGTCGACCCCAACCTCGCCGATACCCGCCGCGCCGAACTCAACTACCTGACCGGCAGCTACATCGACGAGGCCCGCGCCTTCCTCGGCCAGCTCGACAAGATCGAGGTGCCCGACGACATCGCCGCGGTGATCCAGCAGGCGATGGACGCCTCGATGGCGGGCGATCCGCTCACCGCCAACGACCGCTACAAGACCGCGCTCGCCATGGACCGCGACCGCTACGACCTCTGGGAGGCCTTCACCGCGGCGACGCTGGCGGTGCAGTCCGACGACTGGGAGGTCAAGGACCGCGTCCAGACCGAGGCGACCGCCGGCGCCGTCAACGCCTACCTGCACGCCGCCGAACCGGAGCAGCGCGGCTTCTCGCTGCAGCTGCTCGCGAAGTCGCTCGCCGCGCGCGAGAACTGGCGGCTGGCGATCAAGACCGGGCGCCGCGCCCTCGACGCCAACGCCGACAAGGACTTCGCCGGCATTCTCGAGGGTTGGATCGAGGAGCACGGCTTCCGAGTCGCCGACAACACCGTCGACACCTCCTCGGCCGATCCGCGCATCTGCGTCGTCTTCTCCGACCCGATCGCCAAGGACGATGCGAACATCGCCGACTACGTCAAGGTCGAGGGCGGCGACACGCTGGCGGTCGAGGCCGAGGACTCGCAGATCTGCGTTTCCGGGGTCGCCTACGGCCAGCGCTACCATCTCTCCGTGCGCCAGGGCCTGCCGGCCGCCGACATCGAGGAGACGCTGCGCCGCACCGTCGACCTCGACGTCTACGTCCGCGACCGCGACCCGCTGGTCCGCTTCGTCGGCCGCGCCTACGTGCTGCCCAAGATCGACGGCGCCACCATCCCGGTCGTCTCGGTCAACGTCGACACCATCGAGGCGACGGTCGTCCGGATCAGCGACCGCAGTCTGGTCCCCGCGGTCGGCAACGGCGACTTCCTCAGCCAGTTGTCGAGCTGGCAGGTCGACGAGATGATCGCCAGCAAGGGCGAGAAGGTCTGGCAGGGCACCGTGAAGGTGGCGCGAGACACCAACCGCGACGTCACCACGGCGATCCCCGTCGGCGAGGTGGTCGGCGCGCTGAAGCCGGGCGTCTACGCCATGACGGCCCAGGCCGAGAACACCAAGGACGAGTGGGGTTCGCAGGCGACCCAGTGGTTCGTCGTCACCGAGATGGGCCTGACCTCGCTCACCGGCAACGACGGCCTCCACGTGGTGGTGCGCTCGCTGACCTCGGCCGGACCGGTGGCGGGCGCCAAGTTGACGCTGCTCGCCCTCAACAACGACGTGCTCGCCACCGCCACCACCGACGACCAGGGCTACGCCCGGTTCGACGCCGGCCTCGCGCGCGGCACCGGCGGCGCGGCCCCGGCGATGGTGGCCGCGGTCGGCCCGGCCGGCGACTTCACCTTCCTCGACCTCGCCAAGACCGCCTTCGACCTCTCCGACCGCGGCGTCGACGGCCGCGCCTCGCCGCTGCCGGTCGACGTCTGGATGGCGACCGACCGCGGCGTCTACCGCCCCGGCGAGACCGTCAACCTCACCGCGCTCGCCCGCGACGGCAAGGTCGACGCCAGCCCCGACGTGCCCCTGACCATGGTGGTGACCCGGCCGGACGGCGTCGAGCACCTGCGCCGGGTCGTCGCCGACGAGGGCGCCGGCGGCCGCGACTTCGCCATCGACCTGCCCGGCACCGCCATGCGCGGCGCCTGGACCGTCGCCGCCTACGTCGACCCGAAGGGCGACGCGGTCTCGACGAAGACCTTCCAGGTCGAGGACTTTCAGCCGGAGCGCATCGACTTCGCGGTGAAGACCGACGCCAAGGTGCTGAAGCCGGGCGAGACGGTTTCCGCCTCCCTCGACGCGAACTGGCTCTACGGCGCGCCGGCCGGCAATCTCGCGGTCGAGGGCGAGGTCTACGTCACCAAGGCCGACGGCATCCCGACGGCGCCGGGCTACAGCTTCGGCCTCGTCGACGACGAGTTCACGCCGGTGGCCGAGCCGGTCGCCGGCGGTCCGACCGGCGAGGACGGCCACGCCGACATCGACCTCGTCACCCCCAACGTCGGCGACACCACGCTGCCGCTGAAGGCGGCTGTGCACGTGCGCGTGCTCGACACCAACGGCCGCCCGGTCGAGCGTCGGATGACGCTTCCGGTCAGCGACGGCCGCGCCCGCATCGGCGTCGACCCGCAGTTCGACGGCCACGTCGAGGAGGGCGGCAATGCCCGCTTCAACGTCGCCGTCGTCGACGGCGAGGGCATCCGCTCGGCCGCGAAGGGGCTGAAGTGGACGCTCGACCGGATCGAGACCCGCTACCAGTGGTACAATTCCGACGGCAGCTGGAACTACGAGCCGATCACCGCGACCACCCGCGTCGCCAACGGCACGCTCGACGTCGGCGCCGACGAGCCGGCCAAGCTCGAGGCCCGGGTGACCTGGGGCAGCTACCGGCTGTCGGTGGAGGACCCCGCCGGCGCGACCGTGCCGGTGACCTATTCCTTCGAGGCCGGCTGGTACGTCGCCGCCGGCGCGGACGAGACGCCGGACTTCCTCAAGATCTCGCTCGACAAGCAGAAATACGCCGTCGGCGACACGCTGACCGCCCATCTCGAGCCGCGCTTCCCCGGCATCGCGCTGATCCAGGTCGTCGACGACCGGCTGATCACCATGAAGACGGTGGAGGTCGCCGAGGGCGGCGCCGACGTCGCGCTGCCGGTCACCGCCGACTGGGGCCCCGGCGCCTACGTCACCGCCACGCTGCTTCGTCCGATGGACGTCGCGGCCAAGCGGATGCCGGCGCGCGCGCTCGGCCTCGCCTGGGCGGCCGTCGATCCCGGTTCGCGGCTGCTCGGCGTCACCGTCGGCGCTCCCGACGAGATGCGCCCGCGCGGGCCGCTGCCGATCGAGGTCGCCGTCGCCGGTGCGGCGGCGGGCGAGGACGCCTACGTCACCGTCGCCGCGATCGACGTCGGGATCCTCAACCTGACCGGTTACAAGGCGCCGGCGCCGGAGGACTGGTACTTCGCCCAGCGCCAGCTCGGCATCCAGTTCCGCGACGTCTACGGCCAGCTGATCGACACCACCCTCGGCGCCCGCGGCGAGGTCCGCTCCGGCGGCGACGGCGGCGGCATCTCCAAGCTGCTCGGACCGCCGCCGACCGAGCGCCTCGTCGCCTTCTTCCAGGGCGCCACCAAGGTGGACGCCGACGGCAAGCTGCGCGTCTCCTTCGACATGCCAGACTTCAACGGCACCGTTAAGGTGATGGCGGTGGCCTGGACGAAGTCCGCGGTCGGTCACGGGACGAAGGACGTGGTTGTGCGCGATCCGGTCGTGGTCACGGCCTCGCTGCCGGCCTTCCTCGCCCCCGGTGACCGCTCGCGCCTGCGCCTCGACCTCACCCACGTGCAGGGTCCGGCCGGCGCCTTCAAGCTGACGGTGTCGGCGGCCGGGTCGCTGGTCGACGTCGACGAGAAGCTCGGCAACCGGCTGGTCGAGATCGCCGAGAAGGGCACGGCCGAGGTGCTGGTACCGCTGAAGGCGATCGCGGTCGGCGACGAGACGATCACCGTCGGCCTCGAGGGCCCCGACGGCACCACGGCGACCAAGACGCTGACCATGCCGGTCCGCGCCAACGAGCCGCCGGTGGTGCGCGTCTCCGACTTCCGCTTGGCCGCCAAGGACGGCAAGCTCAGCGTCGGCGCCGACCTCGTCGCCGACTATCTGCCGGGCACGGCTTCGGCCACGGTCACGGTCGGCCACGTCGCCGGCATCGACCTGCCGGGCCTCGTCGCCTCGCTCGACAAGTATCCCTACGGCTGCACCGAGCAGATCACCAGCCGCGCGCTGCCGCTGGTCTATCTCGACGACGTCGTGCTCGCCGCCGGCCTCACCGGCGAGACGCCGGTGCGCGAGCGGGTGCAGCAGGCGGTCGCCGACGTGCTGGTCAACCAGGCGTCCAACGGCTCGTTCGGCCTGTGGTCGCCCGGCTCGGAGGACCTCTGGCTCGACGCCTACGTCACCGACTTCCTGACGCGGGCGAAGGAGAAGGGCTACGCGGTGCCGGAGGTCGGCTTCGACCTCGCGGTGACCAACCTCAAGAACCGCATCGCCTATTCCACCGACTTCACCACCGGCGGCGAGGACGTCGCCTACGCGCTCTACGTGCTCGCCCGCAACGGCCGCGCCTCGATCGGCGACCTGCGCTACTTCGCCGAGACCAAGCTCGACGCCTTCGTGACGCCGCTCGCCAAGGCCCAGCTCGGCGCCGCGCTCGCGCTCTACGGCGACAATGCCAAGGCCGACGCGGTGTTCCGCGCCGCCCTCGGCCTGCTCACGGACCGGCCCGACAGGGACAAGCTCTGGCGCATCGACTACGGCTCGGACCTGCGCGACGGCGCCGCCATCCTGGCGCTCGCCTCGGAGAACCGGGTCAAGTCGGTCGATCAGGACCAACTCGGCCGCGAGATCCAGAAGCTCGCCGACGGCAGTCGCTGGCTGTCGACCCAGGAACAGGCCTGGATGTTGCTCGCCGCCAACGCGCTGATCAACGGCGGCGCCAAGCCGACCATGGAGGTCGACGGCGTGCGTCGCGAGGGCGTGTTCACCGGCCGCTATGCGCCGGAGGCGCTGGCGAAGGGCGTGTCGGTCGCCAACCTCGGCGACCACGCGCTCGACGCCCGCGTCACCGTCACCGGCGTGCCGACGACGCCGGAGCCCGCCGGCGGCGACGGCTACGCCATCGAGCGCACCTACTACGACCTCGAGGGCAACGTGGTGGATCCGGCCGCCGTCAAGCTCGGCGACCGGCTGGTGGTGACCCTGCGCGTCACCACCACCGAGACGGCGCAGGCGCGGCTGATGGTCGACGACCCGCTGCCGGCCGGTTTCGCCATCGACAACCCGAGCCTCGTCTCCGCCGGCGACGTCTCGATGCTGTCCTCGCTGCCGCTGGCGACCACGGCGGCCGCCACCGAATACCGGTCCGACCGCTTCGTCGCGGCCTACGACCGCTCCGGCGGCGAGAGCGAATTCGCCTTCGCCTACATGGTCCGCGCCATCGCGCCCGGCACGTTCCAGCGCCCGGCCGCCGTGGTGCTCGACATGTACCGCCCGGAAAAGCGCGCCCGCACCGAGAGCGGCGCGATCGAAATCGTCGGCCCGCTGCAGTGA
- a CDS encoding deoxyguanosinetriphosphate triphosphohydrolase translates to MVAALGFGTEPRAPWAVDPATTRGRLYPETSSPTRTPYQRDRDRIIHSTAFRRLKHKTQVFVYHEGDHFRTRLTHTIEVAQIARALARALRLDEDLAEALALAHDLGHTPFGHTGEDALDACLDGFGGFDHNAHSLRIVTSLERRYAEFDGLNLAWETLEGLVKHNGPLTDPHGNPVGRYAERGLPHALVTYPEWRGLDLHTFASAEAQAAAIADDIAYDAHDIDDGLRAGLLALEDFEEVPLVGDFLRDIRRRYPGLDRARTIHELTRRLITAMVEDVIATGIAGLETIGARSAADVRAADRAVVVFSPAMAGVDRAIKEVLFPRLYRHPEVMRVRRDAERVVRDLFGHYVAAPDTMPEEWCAGLADCDSWMLARRVGDYIAGMTDRFAIQEHRRRFAHTPELR, encoded by the coding sequence GTGGTCGCCGCGCTTGGATTCGGGACGGAGCCGCGGGCTCCCTGGGCGGTCGATCCCGCCACGACGCGGGGGCGGCTCTATCCGGAGACGTCGAGCCCGACGCGCACGCCCTACCAGCGCGACCGCGACCGCATCATCCACTCCACCGCCTTCCGCCGGCTGAAGCACAAGACGCAGGTGTTCGTCTACCACGAGGGCGACCATTTCCGCACCCGGCTGACCCACACCATCGAGGTGGCGCAGATCGCCCGCGCGCTCGCCCGCGCCCTGCGCCTCGACGAGGACCTCGCGGAGGCCCTGGCGCTCGCCCACGACCTCGGCCACACCCCGTTCGGGCACACCGGCGAGGACGCCCTCGACGCCTGCCTCGACGGCTTCGGCGGCTTCGACCACAACGCCCACTCGCTGCGCATCGTCACCAGCCTGGAGCGCCGCTACGCCGAGTTCGACGGCCTGAACCTCGCCTGGGAGACGCTCGAGGGCCTCGTCAAGCACAACGGCCCGCTGACCGATCCGCACGGCAATCCGGTCGGCCGCTACGCCGAGCGCGGCCTGCCGCACGCGCTGGTGACCTATCCGGAATGGCGCGGGCTCGACCTCCACACCTTCGCCAGCGCCGAGGCGCAGGCGGCGGCGATCGCCGACGACATCGCCTACGACGCCCACGACATCGACGACGGCCTGCGCGCCGGCCTGCTCGCCCTCGAGGACTTCGAGGAGGTGCCGCTGGTCGGTGATTTCCTGCGCGACATCCGCCGCCGCTATCCCGGCCTCGACCGCGCCCGCACCATCCACGAACTGACCCGCCGGCTGATCACCGCCATGGTCGAGGACGTGATCGCCACCGGCATCGCCGGGCTCGAGACGATCGGCGCGCGCTCCGCCGCCGACGTCCGCGCCGCCGACCGGGCCGTGGTGGTGTTCTCTCCGGCCATGGCCGGGGTCGACCGCGCGATCAAGGAGGTGCTGTTCCCGCGGCTCTACCGCCACCCCGAGGTGATGCGGGTGCGCCGCGACGCCGAACGCGTCGTCCGCGACCTGTTCGGCCACTACGTCGCCGCGCCGGACACCATGCCCGAGGAATGGTGCGCCGGCCTCGCCGACTGCGACTCGTGGATGCTCGCCCGCCGGGTCGGCGACTACATCGCCGGCATGACCGACCGCTTCGCGATCCAGGAGCACCGCCGCCGGTTCGCGCACACGCCGGAGCTGCGCTGA
- a CDS encoding potassium/proton antiporter: MEAIAGANFGLALGAILILLGILSSLVASRFGTPLLLVFLVLGMFAGEDGPGGIAFDNYQATYLIGSCALAIILFDGGLRTRLSSIRDAIGPSVTLASLGVAITSAVVGAFAVFVFHSSWIQGLLMGAIVASTDAAAVFFLLKTGGLQLRPRVGAVLEMESGSNDPVAVFLTLVLTELALAGGGAGWQTAVELFRQAVLGGAFGLAAGFVSVFLLNRLRLLSGLHPLFVIAMAIATFGVTALLDGSGFLAVYVCGLVVGNRSVRAYHSIVNFHDTATWLCQIVMFLMLGLLVTPTELLDYAVPGLMLAAFLMLVGRPAAVWLCLKPFGFAREEMLFVSWVGLRGAVSIFLAAIPTLAGVEGADAYFNVAFFVVMVSLIVQGWTIGPAARLLGMALRRPAPSANRVDIDLPGQIEKELVGYPIVADSFVALRPSSLPGWLKPVLVARDGEVRNAAEVGDLRVGDYAYFLVGAERAKKLDRMFAPLPPDAVQAARRPLFGEFAIAGDAPLGEIAAFYDIEAPKGLAPLTVAEAFAARHGDKVRVGSRIDLGSFAAIVVRAVEDHRVTRAGLRIEDVVDLAVPPTPERRRAGGPLGTAIRRIVPGGRA; this comes from the coding sequence ATGGAGGCGATCGCCGGTGCCAATTTCGGTCTCGCCCTCGGCGCGATCCTGATCCTCCTCGGCATCCTCTCGAGCCTCGTCGCCTCGCGCTTCGGCACGCCGTTGCTGCTGGTGTTCCTGGTGCTCGGCATGTTCGCCGGCGAGGACGGCCCGGGCGGCATCGCCTTCGACAACTACCAAGCCACCTATCTGATCGGCTCCTGTGCGCTCGCGATCATCCTGTTCGACGGCGGCCTCAGGACCCGGCTGTCCTCGATCCGCGACGCCATCGGGCCGTCGGTGACGCTCGCCAGCCTCGGCGTCGCGATCACCAGCGCCGTGGTCGGCGCCTTCGCCGTCTTCGTCTTCCACTCCAGCTGGATCCAGGGCCTCCTCATGGGCGCGATCGTCGCGTCCACCGACGCGGCGGCGGTGTTCTTCCTCTTGAAGACCGGCGGCCTGCAGCTCCGGCCGCGAGTCGGCGCCGTGCTGGAAATGGAGTCCGGCTCCAACGACCCGGTGGCCGTGTTCCTGACGCTCGTGCTCACCGAACTCGCCCTCGCCGGCGGCGGGGCCGGCTGGCAGACGGCGGTGGAGCTGTTCCGGCAGGCCGTGCTCGGCGGCGCCTTCGGCCTCGCGGCCGGCTTCGTGTCGGTGTTCCTGCTCAACCGGCTGCGGCTGCTCTCGGGCCTGCACCCGCTGTTCGTGATCGCGATGGCGATCGCGACCTTCGGCGTCACCGCCCTCCTCGACGGCTCCGGCTTCCTCGCCGTCTACGTCTGCGGCCTCGTGGTCGGCAACCGCTCGGTCCGGGCCTACCATTCGATCGTCAACTTCCACGACACCGCGACCTGGCTCTGCCAGATCGTGATGTTCCTCATGCTCGGCCTCCTGGTCACGCCGACCGAACTCCTCGACTACGCCGTCCCGGGCCTGATGCTCGCCGCCTTCCTGATGCTGGTTGGCCGGCCGGCGGCGGTGTGGCTCTGCCTGAAGCCGTTCGGCTTCGCGCGCGAGGAGATGCTGTTCGTTTCCTGGGTCGGCCTGCGCGGGGCGGTCTCGATCTTCCTGGCGGCGATCCCGACGCTCGCGGGCGTCGAGGGTGCCGACGCCTATTTCAACGTCGCGTTCTTCGTGGTGATGGTGTCTCTGATCGTCCAGGGCTGGACGATCGGCCCGGCAGCCCGCCTCCTCGGCATGGCGCTGCGCCGGCCCGCGCCGTCCGCCAACCGCGTCGACATCGACCTGCCCGGCCAGATCGAGAAGGAACTGGTCGGCTATCCGATCGTCGCCGACAGCTTCGTGGCGCTCCGGCCGTCGTCGCTGCCGGGCTGGCTGAAGCCGGTGCTGGTGGCGCGCGACGGCGAGGTCCGCAACGCCGCCGAGGTCGGCGACCTGCGCGTCGGCGACTACGCCTACTTCCTGGTCGGAGCCGAGCGCGCCAAGAAGCTCGACCGCATGTTCGCGCCGCTGCCGCCCGACGCCGTGCAGGCGGCGCGTCGGCCGCTGTTCGGCGAGTTCGCCATCGCCGGCGACGCCCCGCTCGGGGAAATCGCGGCCTTCTACGACATCGAGGCCCCGAAGGGCCTCGCGCCGCTCACCGTCGCCGAGGCCTTCGCGGCCCGCCACGGCGATAAGGTCCGCGTCGGCAGCCGCATCGACCTCGGCTCCTTCGCCGCGATCGTCGTGCGCGCCGTCGAGGACCACAGGGTCACCCGCGCCGGCCTCAGGATCGAGGACGTCGTCGACCTCGCGGTCCCGCCCACGCCGGAACGACGCCGGGCCGGCGGCCCGCTCGGAACCGCGATCCGCCGGATCGTGCCCGGCGGGCGGGCCTGA
- the erpA gene encoding iron-sulfur cluster insertion protein ErpA → MTTDVIDDGVTLTDRAARRIARILAKDGKATALRIAVEGGGCSGFSYRFDLTDARADDDVVIARDGAMVLIDPTSLPFMAGSEIDFVDDLIGQSFQVRNPNATASCGCGTSFSI, encoded by the coding sequence ATGACCACCGACGTGATCGACGACGGCGTGACGCTGACCGACCGGGCCGCGCGGCGCATCGCGCGCATCCTCGCCAAGGACGGCAAGGCGACGGCGCTCCGGATCGCCGTCGAGGGCGGCGGCTGCTCGGGCTTCTCCTACCGCTTCGACCTGACCGACGCCCGCGCCGACGACGACGTCGTGATCGCCCGCGACGGCGCGATGGTGCTGATCGACCCGACCTCGCTGCCGTTCATGGCCGGGTCCGAGATCGACTTCGTCGACGACCTGATCGGCCAGAGCTTCCAGGTCCGCAACCCCAACGCCACCGCCAGCTGCGGCTGCGGCACCAGCTTCTCGATCTGA
- a CDS encoding ArnT family glycosyltransferase yields MTAADPTVTAGPTGREAPATTPAAPAAGPSFWRRLGRGGRLAFDLAVLLVVALATLAPGIATLPVTDRDEARFVQATRQMVETGNWIDIRFQDEPRYKKPVGIYWLQGAAVEASGQGAAAPIWVYRIPSLAGAVLAVLLTYAIGRTLGGAGVGLVAGLLAVGTIELGVEARIAKTDGVLLATVLAAEWALAALWMDPERRRAFGRNAVFWTALAVGILVKGPVILLVVGGSLAVLSVVERSTGLWRALSPLRGLAWMLLLVAPWLVAIGWISEGAFFTKSIGDDMLAKVASGQESHGAPPGTHALVALATFWPLSALIPATIAWAIAARRDKAATFLIAWVLPGWIAFEAIATKLPNYVLPFMPAFAVGAGLALSAGALAATSWWRRGSYLLVALGGLALSIGLNAVFVVYEGRAEPFGLAGGVAAGALAIAASWLLVRGRTRLGVVVTAVAAAAVATTGFALLFPRAEHIWLTERLMAEVERVKACPAPTVISVGYGEPSLVFRAGTGTVLADAAGGVAAFQAADCAVLAVDARKGGEVSAAFAAAGAAQPAAIATVEGRNLNGLKPRSLALYVRP; encoded by the coding sequence ATGACCGCAGCCGATCCCACCGTGACCGCCGGGCCGACCGGGCGCGAGGCGCCGGCGACCACGCCCGCCGCGCCGGCGGCCGGTCCGTCGTTCTGGCGCCGGCTCGGCCGCGGCGGCCGGCTGGCGTTCGACCTCGCGGTGCTCCTCGTCGTGGCGCTCGCGACGCTGGCGCCCGGCATCGCGACGCTGCCTGTCACCGACCGCGACGAGGCCCGCTTCGTCCAGGCGACGCGGCAGATGGTCGAGACCGGAAACTGGATCGACATCCGCTTCCAGGACGAGCCGCGCTACAAGAAGCCGGTCGGGATCTACTGGCTGCAGGGCGCTGCCGTCGAGGCGTCGGGGCAGGGCGCCGCGGCGCCGATCTGGGTCTACCGGATCCCCTCGCTGGCCGGCGCGGTGCTCGCCGTGCTCCTCACCTACGCGATCGGCCGCACCCTCGGCGGCGCCGGCGTCGGCCTCGTCGCCGGCCTGCTCGCCGTCGGCACCATCGAACTCGGCGTCGAGGCGCGCATCGCCAAGACCGACGGCGTCCTGCTCGCCACCGTGCTCGCCGCGGAATGGGCGCTGGCCGCACTGTGGATGGATCCGGAGCGCCGACGCGCCTTCGGGCGCAACGCGGTGTTCTGGACCGCGCTCGCGGTCGGCATCCTGGTCAAGGGGCCGGTGATCCTGCTGGTGGTCGGCGGCTCGCTGGCGGTGCTGTCCGTCGTCGAGCGTTCCACCGGGCTCTGGCGCGCGCTGTCGCCACTGCGCGGCCTCGCCTGGATGCTGCTGCTGGTAGCGCCCTGGCTGGTGGCGATCGGTTGGATCTCCGAGGGCGCCTTCTTCACCAAGTCGATCGGCGACGACATGCTGGCCAAGGTCGCGAGCGGCCAGGAGAGCCACGGCGCGCCGCCCGGCACCCACGCCCTCGTCGCGCTCGCCACCTTCTGGCCGCTGTCGGCGCTGATCCCGGCGACGATCGCCTGGGCGATCGCGGCCCGGCGCGACAAGGCCGCCACCTTCCTGATCGCCTGGGTGCTGCCGGGCTGGATCGCGTTCGAGGCGATCGCGACCAAGCTGCCGAACTACGTGCTGCCGTTCATGCCGGCTTTCGCGGTCGGCGCCGGGCTGGCACTCTCGGCCGGCGCGCTCGCCGCGACGTCGTGGTGGCGGCGCGGCAGCTACCTCCTGGTCGCGCTCGGCGGGCTCGCGCTCTCGATCGGCCTCAACGCGGTCTTCGTGGTCTACGAGGGCCGGGCGGAGCCCTTCGGCCTCGCCGGCGGCGTCGCCGCCGGGGCGCTGGCGATCGCGGCGTCGTGGCTGCTGGTGCGCGGCCGCACCCGCCTCGGCGTGGTGGTGACCGCCGTGGCGGCCGCCGCCGTGGCGACGACCGGCTTCGCCCTCCTGTTCCCGCGCGCCGAGCACATCTGGCTGACCGAGCGGCTGATGGCCGAAGTCGAGCGCGTGAAGGCCTGCCCGGCGCCGACGGTGATCTCGGTCGGCTACGGCGAGCCGAGCCTCGTGTTCCGCGCCGGCACCGGCACCGTGCTCGCCGACGCCGCCGGCGGCGTCGCGGCCTTCCAGGCGGCCGACTGCGCCGTGCTGGCGGTGGACGCGCGCAAGGGCGGCGAGGTCTCCGCCGCCTTCGCCGCGGCGGGCGCCGCCCAGCCGGCGGCGATCGCCACCGTCGAGGGCCGCAACCTCAACGGCCTGAAGCCGCGCAGCCTCGCGCTCTACGTCCGGCCGTGA